The Terriglobus roseus sequence ATGATCATTGTGCTGAACGACAACGAGTGGTCGATCGACAAAAACGTCGGCGCCATCGCTTCGTACTTCCACACAATCATCACGCACCCTCGCTTCACGTACCTGCACGACCGCGCTTCCGAGTTGATCGAGCGCATTGGTGGCAAGGCGGCAAAGCACGTCCAGCGCAAAGCCGAGGAAAGCGTGAAGGGTCTGCTCGGACCTTCGATGCTCTTTGAAGAGTTTGGCCTGGACTACTACGGTCCCATTGATGGGCACGATCTTCCGCTGCTGATCAAGACCTTCCAGTTCCTGAAGGCGCAGAACAAGCCGGTGGTGCTGCACGCGATTACCCAGAAGGGACGCGGCTTCCAGCCGGCAATGGATCGCCAGAAGAAGTTCCACGGCCTGGGACCATACGATCCCGAGACGGGCGATACCGCGGCAGCAGGACAGAAGACCTACTCCGAGATCTTCGCGGAGACGTTAGTTAAGTTGGCTAACAATGATCCGAAGGTCGTCGCGATCACGGCTGCCATGCCGAACGGCACAGCGCTTGATCTCTTCCGTCCCGTACATCCGGGCCGCTTCTTCGATGTAGGTATCGCAGAAGAGCATGCCGTGATCTTCGCTGCGGGCATGGCAACGAAGGGCTACCGACCCTTCTGCGCGATCTACTCGACCTTTCTGCAGCGAGCGTTCGATCCCATTGTTCACGACGTAGCACTTCAGGAGCTGCCCGTTGTCTTCTGCATGGATCGCGGCGGCCTGAGCGGCGATGACGGCCCAACGCATCACGGCCTGTTTGACATCAGCTACCTCCGCTCTATCCCGAATATCGTGCACATGGTGCCGAAGGATGAAGACGAACTTGCGGACATGATGCAGACTGCGCTGGAGCACAAGGGCCCGAGCGCTATTCGCTATCCCCGCGGCACGGGCCCCGGAACGACTGTGAAGGCTCAGCCTGTTGCGCTGACCATCGGCAAGGCCGAGGTCATTCAGGACGGTTCAGATGTTGTGATCTTCGGGCTTGGTGCGCTGCTGCCACTTGCACGGGAGATGGCCACGCAACTCTTGAAGCTGGGCCTCTCCGTCGCTGTGATCAATCCTCGCTTTGTGAAGCCGATCGATCGTGAGTGTGTTGAGCACTATGGGCATCATTGTGGACTCGTCATCACCTTTGAAGACCATGTCCTCGCAGG is a genomic window containing:
- the dxs gene encoding 1-deoxy-D-xylulose-5-phosphate synthase gives rise to the protein MSEFLTTIESPADIKKLTIPQLAELAEEIRERLIQSVAKTGGHIGPNLGVVELTIAMHYVFDTPRDSFVFDVSHQSYVHKLLTGRESRFNTIRQPNGLNGFMLRTESEHDSFGAGHAGTALSAALGMAVARDLSGGTEHIVALAGDAAFTCGISYEALNNIAGQTKRMIIVLNDNEWSIDKNVGAIASYFHTIITHPRFTYLHDRASELIERIGGKAAKHVQRKAEESVKGLLGPSMLFEEFGLDYYGPIDGHDLPLLIKTFQFLKAQNKPVVLHAITQKGRGFQPAMDRQKKFHGLGPYDPETGDTAAAGQKTYSEIFAETLVKLANNDPKVVAITAAMPNGTALDLFRPVHPGRFFDVGIAEEHAVIFAAGMATKGYRPFCAIYSTFLQRAFDPIVHDVALQELPVVFCMDRGGLSGDDGPTHHGLFDISYLRSIPNIVHMVPKDEDELADMMQTALEHKGPSAIRYPRGTGPGTTVKAQPVALTIGKAEVIQDGSDVVIFGLGALLPLAREMATQLLKLGLSVAVINPRFVKPIDRECVEHYGHHCGLVITFEDHVLAGGFGSTVLETLSAAEIATPVVRVGWPDQFIEHGKVESLREKYGISVQGALREAQPYLNALLQERLAHR